The Zingiber officinale cultivar Zhangliang chromosome 10A, Zo_v1.1, whole genome shotgun sequence genome contains a region encoding:
- the LOC122026584 gene encoding uncharacterized protein LOC122026584, whose amino-acid sequence MEKMLEEALSEQKEMTSEIKQLTQRLENSEKHQKMQDSQIAQIAQSVSRAQASQKNEEFYQFLKKVKEICVEVPLLDALHQMPKFAKFLKGILSNRRQKGDFETIALTEGYSALFMANSPPKLQDPGSFSIPCKISSELIPRAFCNLGASVSLLPYSLCKKLGLQSIKLTTMALQLVDHSCRYPMGIVEDVSVEVGGCVIPTDFIIMDMKEDPKIPIILGRPFLATVGALIDVKKHKLSLEIDKERIEFDLSNPYNCVSFSQGNPSRIDTRGVEDAPFEKVPLLQMTRSIYVLREQS is encoded by the exons ATggaaaagatgcttgaggaagctctctcggagcaaaaggagatgaCGAGCGAGATCAAGCAACTGACTCAGAGGCTGGAGAACTCAGAAAAACACCAGaagatgcaagacagccagaTAGCTCAGATAGCTCAGTCCGTCTCAAGAGCACAGG CATCCCAAAAGAATGAAGAGTTTTACCAGTTTCTGAAAAAGGTTAAAGAGATTTGCGTTGAGGTACCACTGTTAGATGCGCTGCACCAGATGCCGAAGTTCGcaaaatttttaaagggaatCTTATCCAATAGAAGACAAAAAGGTGACTTCGAGACCATAGCATTGACAGAGGGCTACAGTGCTCTTTTTATGGCGAATTCCCCACCAAAACTTCAGGATCCAGGAAGTTTCTCCATACCGTGCAAAATTAGCTCTGAACTCATACCGAGAGCCTTCTGTAATTTGGGAGCTAGTGTCAGTCTACTCCCATACTCTCTGTGCAAGAAGTTGGGACTCCAGAgcattaaactgactactatggcACTGCAGTTGgttgaccattcatgtagatacccaatgggtaTAGTGGAAGACGTGTCAGTAGAAGTGGGGGGTTGTGTCATCCCCACGGACTTCATCATTATGGATATGAAGGAGGACCCCAAAATCCCGATCAttcttggaagaccattcctcgCCACGGTAggagccctcattgatgtgaaGAAACACAAGCTATCATTGGAGATCGATAAAGAAAGAATTGAATTTGATTTGTCCAACCCTTATAACTGCGTCTCCTTTTCCCAAGGAAATCCTAGCAGGATAGACACACGCGGGGTCGAGGACGCACCTTTCGAGAAAGTTCCCCTCCTGCAGATGACAAGAAGTATATATGTCCTGCGCGAGCAAAGCTAA